In Dolichospermum flos-aquae CCAP 1403/13F, the following proteins share a genomic window:
- a CDS encoding Uma2 family endonuclease — protein sequence MQIQTSSKYYTPEEYLELEEKSEVKNEYIHGEIIPMSGGTTNHNEIAGNFYLHFKLKMRNQNYKIYMGDVKLWLQRYQIYTYPDIMVIQGEPIYQGTGTTQVTNPLMIVEVLSKSTINYDKTDKFRFYRSLPELKEYIMINQYEYFIEQFAKNAEGQWVLTEYESVNDILSLKSIDFQIPFNDIYEGVNFQ from the coding sequence ATGCAAATTCAAACATCCAGCAAATACTATACTCCAGAAGAATATTTAGAACTAGAAGAAAAATCAGAAGTTAAAAACGAATATATACACGGAGAGATTATACCTATGAGTGGTGGAACTACGAATCATAATGAAATCGCAGGTAATTTTTATCTACATTTTAAATTAAAAATGCGGAATCAAAATTACAAGATTTATATGGGTGATGTTAAATTATGGCTACAACGTTATCAAATCTATACTTATCCAGATATTATGGTAATTCAAGGAGAACCAATATATCAAGGAACTGGAACTACTCAAGTCACAAATCCGTTAATGATTGTCGAAGTGTTATCTAAATCAACTATAAATTATGATAAAACCGACAAATTTAGATTTTATCGTTCTCTTCCTGAATTAAAGGAATATATTATGATTAATCAATATGAATATTTTATTGAACAATTTGCTAAAAATGCCGAAGGACAATGGGTATTAACTGAATATGAATCAGTAAATGATATATTGTCTTTAAAATCCATAGATTTTCAAATTCCCTTCAATGATATTTATGAAGGTGTAAATTTCCAGTAG